The segment TGTTTAAACAATAGTGGACATTACTTTTATGTAAATAGAAGACAGGCATAGAATTGATTCCACACAAGGGTGCAATATTTGGGGCCCATTTATGTCCCTATCGACATCTTGCAATTTTGCttaaaccatgctcactcactcaataacacAGTGAATACAATACAAACCGGTGCCCGCTACCCAGTCGCCATCGGATATGTTGACCAGTAGTGTAGTTACAGATAACATACAATCCCTACAAGTGTCAAGTTACATGTAACAGTGGccacaaaataaatattaataatttCAAGAACACATTGCAGGCATAAACTATACACTGGACAATGCAATGTCCAGCTCGAGGTCACATTTCAGAAACCCGATCTTCCCAGCCTGTTCATGTCGACAGAAAAATACGTGTATCTACATAAATACATTAACTATCAGTCCAGATGTGTTAAGGTGGGGATGTGAATTTGTTTAATTTGTGAAATGGATACCGTCGACATGTGAGTTCGCAGGTTTTCGGAAATGAGCAGAAATATGATTTCGCTTATTAAACAATTGAGCCTTCACACATCAATCACTATCTTCAATGATGTTACATAAATATGCGCTATTCTATCAGATGAAATCCAGATCTTTCTTTTTACAGATGCAGATCTTTAGATTAATTATTGTGACATAAACTATGTCATAAAGTGATATTAAATGGGGAGTCTTAACAAGTTGCTTGTTTATTGTCTAACGcggcactcagaaatattccagctatatggcggtggtctgtaaataacccaacctgggccaggcaatccagtgatcaacatcatgatcacaGATATACGCTGTTAGATAGGATAacttgtgtcaacaaagtcagcgaaaCCGACCCCCAGAACTCGTTCGTCGTCTATTACGACAattatgggttactgaagaaccGCTTCTAACCGGAACTTCACGAACTGTTTTCATATGGCCTATACGGCAATAAGCTCACTTTGGACTAAGTGCGATTCTGAGTGAATGCTGTTTTAGGACCCTGACAGTAAAATGACAGCATGTAAACAGTCGTGTAGGTATTGGAACCAGGGTATGATTGATACCATTGGCAACCGAAAATAATAGCAAAAACGCCTTTCcatgttgaaaaaaatatttgctaAAATCAGAGTTCGATACATGCTATTTCGACTATATCACAGTCATGATTGTATCTGTGAACCAAAATCAAATTGTGATGAAACTAGATGGTGAGGTGATCCTGCCCCACAGGGGGTGAGGTAGCCTAGCTGAGGTAGTGGAAAGCTGGAGGAAGCCACACTGATGTTGTCGCTTTCTGAACACGAACTTAGCAATACAGTAAATAATGTAtgacaaaaaacacaacaacgGTGTTGTATGTTTCACAACCACGTTGTATGTTTCACGAACATGTTACAGCTACGGAGTGACAGTAACCTCCACTAAAGCGCCTGTGGGTGTCACCGATGTGCTCTGTGAAACATTATCAACGGCCGGCTTTGTGTTACAGCTGAAGTCTATGTAACACACAAATATGACCGTGAAGTCAGTCAAACAACAACTGTATTGTATATCTTAATGATACGGTATATACACAACATAAAGTGACGTGGGTTGCCATTATAGTCATGCATAGTTGCAGTAGTCGTAAAGAATGTAAACATTTCCCTCATAATAACTGACCCTAGCATTTTTAAACCCAGAGAGATCTGTACTtatcgtaagaagcgactaacgggatcgggtgggcaggttagctgacttggttgacaaatgccaTTGGTTCCCTGCGTAGATCtgtgctcactggattgtctggtccagactcgattatttacagaccattgccatatagatggaatatttctgagtgcggcgtaaaactaaactcagtcacatCCACCTTAAGCCCAGAGAAGACCTGCTATAGGAATGTGGACTGTCTCCTTTTGAAACCGGTATCTATCTATATGTCCCAAGCATCTCTATACAACCGTCCACACCCCTAATTAATATTTTGGGAAACGTAAATTAGTATATTTATACGCCTTGTTTAATACTATGCAGATGAAATTCATAAAtgaaatttacaaaatgttttgcttatttatttgttgtttgaagATGGACTTTGGATCCTacaatccagtggttaacagaatgagcatcgatctccgttGTGTTTTATTGCATGCACCAGCCATGTCAGCACGCCTGAGcactgatcccgttagtcgcctcttacgacaaatatgggttgctgtagaccaattcgaacccggattttcaaGGACTGCAACTACTCGGCCAAAGGCTCCTATAGGACTCCTATTTCTTTTGACTTGTTTAGCCGTGACGAGGATGAAAAGACAAATCTTATTGCTGCAAATACCCTCAGTCCTAACCTGTATGTTCACGGCATGTATCTTCCATGTGTGACAATGTAATAGATAGAAGCCTGTCAGTCGGCGTGAGGAGCGATCACTTCATCCTCTGTGCTACCCTGTAGGTGAGAAAGGACACATATTTTTATAGGACTAGCTGAGTAGCCAATGACGTGATACTAAATGTGATTTCCAAACTCGGCTGGGAACGATGTAGACACCCGGTGTTATATGTGGGTTAAACATGAAACAACCAAAATGTGTTTTTCGTTACAAAAGGCTGTAGTGATGTATTTCATGTTCTGATACTTGTTCACAGTCAGATTCTGAAGAGCTCTCAGCCACATGGTTCCTCCACAAAATAAATACTTGCATTTCTTTACGAATAAATATGCTTTGTGACAAGCGTCAATTTCTGTTAATATTTCTGAATGGAAGTTGTAATGCGTGAACTGTGAGATAGTGAATCAACGACCTCGCCACAATGACAGCGACTGAGATATTGCACCATACTGTGACAAACACATGCACCATGAACTGTCACGTAGAACATCACGAGGTTGTGTAATCATCCAGGAGTTTAAACACACTCATGCTTTGTACATGCATCGTCAGATTCCACAGTAGGAATACCTATAATTATCCCTCACTTACAGGTGTAAATATCCCCCGTTCTTCCAACCCCCCAATCCTGTCCTTCCAAACAGGTGTTGAGGTTCATGGGCCTGAGAACGAGATACATCCCAGCCTCCGCTCAATCAGGTGATATAAACACGTTATGAGATGTACATAGCTGTCAATTACATGTCAGTGTTGGGAATGTCAATATCATGTCTATTGTAAGCATAACCGGGTTCAGTCGGTGCAGCTTGCTGGGATGTAACTACATTTACACATGAGAGCTTTATTTAAGTATAAACCAACGGGGTGTACATTTGTATATCGACGTCGTACGAGTGTTGTTATTTGATGGATATATTGTTCTCTGTGGATAAACATATAGGTCAGATATCGTAGGCCATATTTACCTCCGTGGCCATTGCCCCGTATTAAATATGTCATGTGGAAAAAAACAGTCTCTGTTTTCGACATGCATAAATAGATGTTGATTTCGAGATAGAATCGTATTAGATAACAAATATATAGCATTCTTTCTATTGATCTTGTTATGTTCCAAATGAGGACACATTGATGAAGCTAGGCATCAGTCGTCGCTCGGAAATTCTCGGTATAATTCGTTAGCTATATTACATCGGGTGTGTCTATTGAACCATTCATATCCATTAGGAGCTCTGTCTGTTGGTTAACGgagaatatttgaaaaaagacAAAAGACTGGGGAGATTTGAAATAACCCCAGTGAGTGCGGTATGTCAAGTGGAAAATGCGATAGTGAATCGGGCGACACCGCGTCATTTCTCGATGATGAATACGTTTGAGGAAATGGTTTTGAAACGGAATGAAACGCGTCTGTATCAAATTGATCCATCAATCAAATTGAGAAATTGACGACCTCGATGAAACAACTCCACGCGAAGAAATAACGATAGCTGTCATCGGTTGAGACTGCACGGAATTCACGGGCACATATTGCACGGTGATTCACGTGCAGTGATCAAGCTCCTTGCAGCGACGCGAAATTCTATTCTTACAGTGACAACACGCCGGTGTCGGTTGCTGCATTGCGCGGTCGTGCGTTGCCCAGATGTCCCGATGGAAAGAAAACAGTATACAGTTGCAAGATTTTAGGGCCCACAACAACTATAAACCCACGTGCACCACAAAAGCTCCGCACAGTGTCATCCACGTGACCGCCTATTACGCCGGGAGCTCGGAAAGCTCGTGCGATGTCCCGCCGTGTGATGTCGGAGGCAAAGTCAACATTAGAGCACTTGAAGATAACCGGGGATTTTGCCAGGATATATTTGACAGACACAGCGTAGGGGGTAGATATAACAACGAGGCTGTCTGTCATTAGGCTTGTTCACGTCCTTGATAGACGTGGCAGTTATGATAGCCCTGTGCACCATTATCTCGAGGACTATAAGGCTACTGTCTATTCCATGTATACAAAAATTGTCAGGGACACTAGGTTTACACAATGGAGAGATGTTTTGAAATGAGATAAGATTTAAGCAATCTAACAGGGGTTGATCTGATGTTGGTATCTAAGTCTAACTATCAAATATTAAGGTAGAGGTAGATAGGCGCTCTcttaaaggtcacgtgcaacgtaaaacagaGTCTGATACAATTCGGTatgtacttaccgaaacaaatcatcagatATGCCAagtcaacctataaagttgaaaaaagaaacgcgatgaaaaatgggcgcgaaatcggagttcaaacgattcactaatttttgCCCTCAGGGTTGGGTGAAAAAGTGGCTTCAACAAGTaaagtccgtttggctcaaaagcggaccgatggattgcagtctagctcgaaaaataataagcataacatactcaaagAAACGCTggtcataatcagaacatcataccaactctgtgaggtttttgcagagtatttttccttaaaataaaaacattcttGGACGTATGCTCACAATATCAAACGCATACTTGTCCCTCAATTTTATATAGGCCGTAGGACTGACTGAcctttaaacaacaatcaattgTGCATCACCGATAAGAGAAATACGCCTTCCCAATCGACCTACCATGAGCCTCGTGATGAATTACGTGTCGGTTGTTCCTATTGGTCACAAATATATCTGCTTACAGTGCGATGCTCTCATGTTGGACCAACCTGTCTAACACAAGTAAAGTAGACACTTAAAAATGTACTttacaaacaatatatacattgtaAACTGTCGGAACCCTTTGCCTCCGTCAGTGATGACCTCATCAGCATCCATTATCTTTCAGTGTCATACATCAGTGTATAGTTTTTTTACCCAtcagtgtacacatgtatgggtgagtgagtatggttttacgccgcttttagcgatatcaCGACgtgggacaacagaaatgggcttcacacattgcaaacatgtggggaatcgaatgcAGGTCTTCGGGATGGGGAGCGAACGCTTTCGCCAGAAGGCTACCATCGTCTCAGAAGTGAATATCGTATGTCAGCACACAAATATGATATGCCACATGTAGTTATTCCTGGAGATATTTGTCTTGAAACGATTGAGAGTTATAATAGCCACCCAAGTGCGATTCACCGACTCCGTGTTGACATTAACAACAAATCTGAACTCATCCGACTCTGAAAAAAATCGACCTTTTTACGTGGGGTGGGAGGCGACTGAAACATACCTGTGATAATTTCAGCCCGGCGTGTTTGTTTCGACATGCCTTTCGACACGAGAATATCACACATCCGGAGAGAAATAGACATCTGcagactgaaatgtacatgtctgAGACAGTGCAAATTTGAACATATAGTGAACGATGGCCATTTAGGTAAATATTACAAAACTTGTTCAATTACATAGTCATTGATCGCGTCTTGTTTTAATTGCGAAAGATACCTGAGTAAATATCAGCATAACTTAAATACACTCTTTCAAATATCTTGTTAAAGAAATAAAAAGAATTCGGCACTTCATGATTCATGTTTTCAGTTccttgttttcttttctctcaATGTTAATATTACGATTCAAAGAAATGAAACGAAATTCAGGTATTTAAAAATGCCACGTAAGTGATTATGTTTTCGTTTCCAGTATATTGTCTATTCTGTCACTGTTTCGTGAAAATTAGTTTGACAGAACGGCCATATCACCTCATCAAGATAATTTGTTTTACATCTTTCAGAACACGATGGTTGACTAACCCATCACCTCGAAACAACAAATCTTGAAATTACGCACTGTTCAAATTACATCGAGATCCTCACTTCCAGTTCGTTACCTAAGACCGTTTAGCATCTTTTCACTCTCCCGGCATGTAGGAATGCGGCCTTTCTGGTTAAACGCTGCTATCAAATGTTTGTTACTTTTCAAATAACTGCACGGGTTCAACCTTGTGTTCACGACAACGCACCTGGGGCTTCTTTAACTGGAATTATTTGATTCGGCGCCTTCGGGGCTTGGAACTTGCAAAATCCGATTTCAACGAGAACGTTGGTGTTTGAAAACTATTGCCGCACACCGATGGAAAATCCTGTGTCTGTTATTTCTAATCAACAGCAAATAGATTATATTACAAATAATATTGACTGTATATTGTGTTTGCATCGAACGATCATGAAGTCATTGATGATAGTAAATTGAAATGTAGTCTTGAGGGTACGTTTGCTTCTCCTGTGGGTTTAAAAACTACGTTTTTTTTGCACTTCTATATTGCTTCTGTCACTGACATAGTAAAACATGTGACATGGAAAGACAAATTTCCATCTTCTTGTTTAACGCTGTAATACTGTTATATTCCAATTACATGACgattttctggaccagacaatcccgtgactgacatcatgaggaTCGACCACAAGTTTTCATCATATACTTGTACACAACTAAAACGCTCATTTAAACACATCTACCATTCAAATGCACTGGAAATCTTCAATCAATTCGAGTTATCCGGAGTTTCGTCACGTAACAATGTGATATATATCCTGAGTGTTTTAACACTGATGTGTAAGTATGACTAAGGTGGTTGTCAGATATAAAACATTGTGTACTGAGCCTGTACTCTTTGTGACACATATGTGCTGTTGCATAAATACATTTAATGCTGACCAAACAGAACATATAGTAAACAATGTTCGACTTGATATGTTGCAACAATACCCCTTTTCTGATTAACATTGTGCTGCAGTGAATCAATCAATCGGTCAATCAGTTTCAACATGAAGGAGGCTCAAACAAAGAtataattatttaaaaataatttattttatgACTTTCATCATTTGCAGGAGGCGTGAAGGAATTTCCTTCACATAATTCTGATTGTCATCAAGTACGTTGTACCTCCATaaagatatacatatatacaattcTCTTGGAGACATTATGACATGGTATATACAATGACTGGAATGAAAGAGACATTTGGAATGCAATTCCTGTATTTGTACAATCACAGACTTAAGGATTACGACCCACGAGCTGGCGTGGTGAGAAAATGCTGTTCACAGGCGACCAGACAAGGCTAATTGGTGACAATTCGTAATTAGCATGTAATTAGCTTTGTGGTAATTAGCAACGATTCATAAGAACATCAACAGATGATATCCAAACATATTTATGATGTGCATTATTTTGCAGTGTTTACGGATATACAAAAAGCAAGAAAAAGGCGTAACtttaatttgtatttttacagTACAAATTTAAATTCACATGAATTTCATTTGATGAATTCGAAAAATGTAAAATCATATGACAGAAACGTCACAAAGAAATTTATAACAATTCGAGACCAGTATCTGTGAAAATTAGGAAATATGACATAACATTTCttaaaatgttatcaaaatcCGCAATATTGCTtcaaatcagaaaaaaacataacaGGATGTTAACAAACATACTTCGGAACATGTTTCACTCGTTATAACGACTGTTGAGATGAGTATTGACTTAATCACGTTATCGTCACAGCAGGGCTGTAACTGGGATATCACTGCACTCTGATAATATTTGATATCACCTGTTATCATCACAATAGCCCCTGTATCCCCGTTACTATCTAGCTTATCACCTGAAGATGAGGCAAATGTCACGCACGCATATCAGACTCGTAAGCATGCAGCTGCCCATCGCGAACAGTCATGCATCACACAGTCCACAATCTCTCCGAAACACATTACAGATACTCTATCAATGGAATGCGATATTCCTAACAATCACCTATTAACATTAAATTTTTGAAATTTCATGATGATAAAACCCATACGTACATTCATATTGTACTTTTGCATCGAAACGTTTGTACATAAAAAAGCAaggaaaatacaaatgtttatattttttttcatttgaagcataatgttgatgataatgtgcTCGCCTCACCCCCAGGAATAAGCTTACTACACTGTCTCACCCTGTCGCCCCAACCCCGGCTGACAGTTGGTCGTCATCATAACATTACCACCCATTCACGACTAGGAGTGTTAGCACTTAAACCGCATAGCACATACTGCACTTATGGTGCGTTTTATATTTAGGATGATGGAACTATTTTTCAAAGACACACAAAGAACAGTTAATACTGGCATACTCTAGTCCCTGACAGTATTAATACTTGGAGTATTTTACAAACGGGACTTTAGTATACTCCTAGGCGTGGATGAGGGTCTTAATATAATTATTATCACAATGGCTAACTGCCATACTGCAACTCGCATTGACTAATTTGGTCATAAACGTCTTTTAAGCGTTCTttcaatattttgatatttttctgtGGGATATCCGGCAAGGATGAATGCAATGTCTCCTCTTCTGAGAAAAGTCTATGAAGCTCTGTTCCTATATTGTCATTTCTATATAACTTTTTCACAGCCTCCACTGTGCTTTGCTTATACACACATAGTGATTTCAACAATGCGGAGTGATACCCCGTATATTTGTCCAATAAACGGTATCCATGGAAAAGTCCCGACTCGTTGTCCAGGAAGAGAAGATTCCCTGATGGATCTCTCTCCAGGTTATGAGCTGGGTTATTCATCATTTGTTCATTCCACTGGCGATTGAACATATTGTTGACCATGCGGTCAAGATTTGCGGTCAGATAGTCAAACACAATCAAATCTGACCACTGCATTAAATCACACACATGACTGAGAGGTTTACCTCTCCACATTTCACCAAATGGGTGAATCCTCCTGGAATTCTCTTTGAGGGGTTCGGGAATGTATGCAGGGCTTAGATTGTCCACCCATTCGGTGAGGATGACCACCTTACCGTCAGCCCACATAGAGTCTGCTATGTCCAGATGGACAGACTTCCACTTGTCACTCACTCTGTCCACTCTGTGGAGGGAGGATGGGGGTAGGTTGGTCATATTCAGAAGCTTGGCGAGGTAATAGGAGTATATTTCTCCTTGTATTTGGTCTGTATTGAGTCTATACCTCACACACGCTTTAGAAGCGTCATCAAACGTAACTAGGCGGTTCTGCATACGTCCACAGCCCTCCTCCATCTTGACAATGGACGCTGATTTCGTCTTAATCCTCCATGCATCAGAATCAGTCTTAGTAAATCCCCTTGGACACTGACTCTCTAGATCTCGCGCCCAGTGAATGCCCGATGTCATTCGGGCTAAACCCAGTGCTTGATCACCATCAACTGGGGCCGTAGCTTTTGAATTCTTCTCCATAGCCGCTGCAACTTTTGAGTTCGACTTGACCTTCACTCTCAGCGACACCGACGCTTGATTCTTGGTTAAGGAAGCGCCCGTATCCACCCTTCCTCCGGGCGACCTGTCCCCCGCGGAACGTACTGAATCACTCTCCTGTTTACTTTGCCCGTAGTTCGATTGCACCTGATCCGAATTTCTGCTTGGATGGTTTTCATTCACATCAAAGAAAACGGAGTCTTTTCTTCCAATATTATTTGCATTGTGCACAAAGCTACCCAGTCCGATTTCCTGATCAGGTGAACCGATGGGAATTGGTTTAGATAAAGTTCTCTCATTGTCTGCGTTCGTATCACTGGACAGGGTATACTGGCCTTGGGGTGATTCCAGTCCACGAAGGCTTCTCCGGTGACGAAGGATTCCATTTGAACCGATGAAGTTGCTGTCGGCAGGTAAGGTGTCCACTGGGAGCTGGAAGAAAAGGCCGATGATAACGCCGAAGGTGAAACCGATTCCTGTCATGACGATGACCACAAACCTCATTATCCGGTAAACCACAAAGTAGAGAGCGGAATTCGAGATTCCGCGGATGACAGTTAGTTCAGATAACAACGACGCGAAACACTCCTGTTTCCCCCGAATACGATTTTAGGAATTCTGTCCGGTGCAACTAAACTCCATCACGTAACTGTCACTGAGACTTCGTCATAACGAAGGACGTTGCTACACTATTCCAATCTCGTGTGAATATCGTATGTTCCGGAGATCAACTGTCGTCTGCTTCCTCTTCTGTATCAGCGCGTGATCTTGTGTGAGAAAACTTCACTGACAGTTTGATATAAATACTCAATAAAGACACTGGTATCTTTGACAGCTGAAGTGTTGTATGATCATCTGTTAACGTGCGTTCCGAAGTACAACACTGGTGTATGGAGGAATCCAGACTGGGATGGTTTATATCCGTGGCCAGGTATGATCCGGTCCACTCAATGACAAAGGTTGTCAGTTTATCACAACACTATCCACGTTCGTCAGTTTGAACTAATTTGCAGTATTGTTATCTCAGGGCTTGTGATCAGCAGGAGATCTGTTCACTCAATCAGTTCACTACTCACACCAAAGCCGTGGTCACAACATCCCTGTATCCCAACACACTGTCCACTTCACAACACGCTGACCGGTGTGGTGGACTCCTCTCACTGTCGTCTGCTCCAGGTAGCTGTCTCAGTTCAACTGATACAAGGCTgttcactcactgacttgcaACATTCCTTACTCCATATATACTCCCATCATCTTCTTCCAATCCGTTATCTGAAAAGATACATTGGGAAAACAATGTCAGTCCCACTGTGAACGTGTGAATGTCATTTGTTATCGAGCTCCCAACGACTTCTCTACCCCATGTCGCAGTTTGCTTTCAATAAGCGTCTGCTACAAAAGCCTCCCTGAGTGTTGACACTACTCCCCTCCGTGTGAAAATCCCTATCGCGCATGCGCATCAACTGTCAATTACcctgtcccttcaaccaacgaACGACTGCCATTCGCTCGTACCGCCTGACCACGCTAGAACGGCCACATTAATTGCAATTCAGCCATCATCTCCCCGCCTTCTTTACTTAGAGTAACTATACCACGACTACCGGTGTCAATTTCGTCTCCCACCTGTAGCAAGCTGGGACTACCGTAGCCAAgcaaaatgtttgaaaggaaAATAAAGCTCTTGTTTTAGCCCTGCAGGTAACGAATGCCCCATACAATAACAGGCGACATCATCTCTGCGCAAGGCCAACTGAATACCGCCTAATTTGGAAAAGTTCCCAGTTTGGCTTTTTGTATGTTGTGTTGGATGAATACCAAGTTCAGTCTGAAGAGATTTAGAGCGTGGGGAGGATAGATTAGTATCAGTCGGTTAGGGTATCGTCCACATGACGATATGACCAGTGGA is part of the Haliotis asinina isolate JCU_RB_2024 chromosome 6, JCU_Hal_asi_v2, whole genome shotgun sequence genome and harbors:
- the LOC137286953 gene encoding four-jointed box protein 1-like; the protein is MRFVVIVMTGIGFTFGVIIGLFFQLPVDTLPADSNFIGSNGILRHRRSLRGLESPQGQYTLSSDTNADNERTLSKPIPIGSPDQEIGLGSFVHNANNIGRKDSVFFDVNENHPSRNSDQVQSNYGQSKQESDSVRSAGDRSPGGRVDTGASLTKNQASVSLRVKVKSNSKVAAAMEKNSKATAPVDGDQALGLARMTSGIHWARDLESQCPRGFTKTDSDAWRIKTKSASIVKMEEGCGRMQNRLVTFDDASKACVRYRLNTDQIQGEIYSYYLAKLLNMTNLPPSSLHRVDRVSDKWKSVHLDIADSMWADGKVVILTEWVDNLSPAYIPEPLKENSRRIHPFGEMWRGKPLSHVCDLMQWSDLIVFDYLTANLDRMVNNMFNRQWNEQMMNNPAHNLERDPSGNLLFLDNESGLFHGYRLLDKYTGYHSALLKSLCVYKQSTVEAVKKLYRNDNIGTELHRLFSEEETLHSSLPDIPQKNIKILKERLKDVYDQISQCELQYGS